In a single window of the Ooceraea biroi isolate clonal line C1 chromosome 8, Obir_v5.4, whole genome shotgun sequence genome:
- the LOC105279948 gene encoding condensin-2 complex subunit D3, whose protein sequence is MESVRALHHGFKLDELDDDWVKSIWDGEFVTYDEPPDEHAEHLESDEARLQLRESRRALGTWITEMNGREYPSEYSWQALMTLNVNVRGLLATLGYIMRTGQRTETDDASRQACLEATSLYFMLLAIPGSNAFGIYHANLYQRAIETLRLSEGLFGAVKRRNSEMDIDDDLSSDHYGLPHSERSRFVKGLNEVISSLVAMLKSFRLKEHADTLDVTVRTLLDMTRLEGCVKPDNGTTSLSQNAYAALRELCSNSHGTVIFTIMLITQYMLPRLLYHHANSQPKSAIVVHEASICFLKSLLKSHEKEAVPGIVTLIHQLMIQCPERLEGRQKQAAVLIKLLNVCNRGVFTIIFKDLIAFCYNSKISCRLFAQEIVGKLLTEPSLSNHLDLDEDTRMKIRRTLVAVVSSRCMDRSPLVRGKAMATLASFSDCHDDADKSILESVLDGSAPSKALPTFDDLKRALSEDTDPLPGSDTFVTMLLDRVYDERALVRRSALKILRNLSVIFPPFANKTTRVISDRCRDPTLIVRQFAVHVLSEILERFPHDSDLLDEWMRAVVPQIYDIEAKVQEKVLECLQSLVIGRITSASTYVPDAAGALPWRILNRLSEMRMRKHLSKACSLWARNGVISKSVISNLQSHIGTDNTVAAWILLAALTENTKIPDIDKYIADYKQVIQKNDFHASLVLQVLRNTWSVLDSAYLEDLHRHLYRCVRLFEINFNLVSICLDIVYGVLRHLHAADRSNQVIELKMVELMRASEAQIQDLFREDEEDCAQDSTLKMRAIFTLGHASLFCTSRVSWSTLRGLERLLEHWDSLPESVREMKDLQAAVVIVLCQQALRDREVAKEVTPIFGNLMRQETSSDEPRSTAVKINAAKALADICVRFTALVEPYLPDMCISMKDSNPAVRETIVVIFIQLLLEDFIKMKGPFFFHILTMLSDANSDIRELTIFLVEERLLAKNKNLISQQFLESIFHYNNYQSQGRFCGHRMHEREKKLLTLPGRANAAKRNVIYEFMLEHLDASAKLELMVKLTKYILREICDSDSVDVTVDEGACVLRDTVFILGNSRLQVSSLSCEKHRDDVPELDETISPSAPSNNERAAMNALVATMKKHHLDNLLPTLIPLKKKLAALKSSLEDDVESLLFKIYSEYEKEHLLSLLNEYPELEKEMDHYQRRSKDKILETDDGTRSPSTDKDSLQELRKRPTPRVLLHRLSPSALSGKNVGSVPNDRAIDSSNHLQITGPYDTFVKSPSVRLERLLLTPTPPPEPSDINTPTSTKRNLDESCLNDSRHRITRTKRPASEEVFPDARKRLQEQREPTAIPIDDGTNAVG, encoded by the exons ATGGAGTCAGTGCGCGCATTACACCATGGCTTCAAGCTGGACGAGCTCGATGACGACTGGGTCAAGTCGATCTGGGACGGCGAGTTCGTCACCTACGACGAGCCGCCCGACGAGCACGCGGAACACCTGGAGAGCGACGAGGCGCGGCTGCAGCTGCGCGAATCCCGGCGTGCGTTGGGCACGTGGATCACCGAGATGAACGGCCGTGAGTACCCGTCGGAATACTCGTGGCAGGCCCTGATGACGCTCAACGTCAACGTGCGCGGTCTGCTTGCCACGCTGGGTTACATAATGCGAACTGGTCAGCGCACCGAGACCGACGATGCTTCCAGGCAGGCCTGTCTCGAGGCCACGAGTCTCTACTTCATGCTGCTCGCGATACCTGGCAGCAACGCTTTCGGGATCTACCATGCGAACCTGTACCAGCGAGCGATCGAGACGCTGAGGCTGTCGGAGGGCCTGTTCGGCGCCGTCAAGAGGAGAAACAGCGAGATGGACATCGACGACGATCTGTCCTCGGATCACTACGGTCTGCCGCATTCCGAGAGGTCAAGGTTCGTGAAGGGATTGAACGAGGTCATCTCCAGCCTGGTCGCGATGCTAAAGTCGTTCCGGCTGAAAGAACACGCGGACACCCTGGACGTGACCGTGCGCACGCTGCTGGACATGACGCGGCTAGAGGGCTGCGTCAAGCCTGACAACGGGACTACGTCGCTGTCGCAGAACGCGTACGCGGCTCTGCGAGAGCTGTGCAGCAACAGTCACGGCACGGTCATCTTCACCATAATGCTGATAACGCAATACATGCTACCGCGTTTGCTGTACCATCACGCAAACTCGCAGCCCAAGTCCGCGATCGTCGTGCACGAGGCGAGCATATGCTTCCTCAAGAGCTTGCTGAAGAGTCACGAGAAGGAGGCGGTGCCGGGGATCGTAACGCTGATACACCAACTGATGATCCAGTGTCCAGAGAGACTGGAAGGACGCCAGAAGCAAGCGGCCGTCCTGATAAAGCTGCTGAACGTGTGTAATAGAGGCGTCTTCACGATAATCTTCAAGGACTTGATAGCGTTTTGCTACAACAGCAAGATATCCTGCAGACTGTTCGCGCAAGAGATCGTGGGGAAACTTCTGACGGAGCCTTCCTTATCGAATCACTTGGACTTGGACGAGGACACGAGGATGAAGATTAGACGAACGCTGGTGGCCGTTGTGTCGTCCCGTTGCATGGACCGCTCGCCGTTAGTGCGAGGGAAAGCCATGGCGACGCTCGCTTCTTTCTCCGACTGCCACGACGACGCTGATAAGAGCATCCTGGAGAGCGTACTCGACGGCTCAGCTCCGAGCAAAGCGCTTCCTACGTTCGATGATCTGAAAAGGGCACTGTCAGAGGATACCGATCCCTTACCGGGATCAGACACGTTCGTCACGATGCTGCTCGACAGGGTGTACGACGAGCGAGCGTTGGTGCGGCGGAGCGCACTGAAGATCCTGCGAAACCTGTCCGTCATATTTCCACCGTTCGCGAATAAAACGACGCGCGTGATAAGCGATCGTTGCAGGGATCCCACGTTGATAGTGCGCCAGTTTGCGGTGCACGTTCTCTCCGAGATCCTCGAACGATTCCCCCATGACTCGGATCTCCTGGACGAGTGGATGCGTGCGGTCGTGCCGCAGATATACGACATTGAGGCTAAGGTGCAGGAGAAGGTACTGGAATGCCTGCAGAGCCTGGTGATCGGCAGGATAACGAGTGCTTCCACGTACGTGCCGGACGCGGCGGGTGCCCTGCCGTGGAGGATCTTGAACCGACTGAGCGAGATGAGAATGCGGAAACACCTGTCGAAGGCGTGCAGCCTGTGGGCGAGGAATGGCGTCATCAGCAAGTCCGTGATATCAAATTTGCAGTCGCACATTGGCACGGATAACACCGTAGCCGCGTGGATACTGCTGGCCGCTCTGACCGAGAACACGAAGATTCCGGATATAGACAAGTACATCGCGGATTACAAGCAGGTCATACAGAAGAACGATTTCCACGCGAGTCTGGTGCTGCAGGTGCTGAGGAACACCTGGTCCGTCCTCGATTCCGCCTATCTCGAGGACCTTCATCGACATCTCTACCGGTGCGTTCGTCTCTTCGAGATCAATTTTAATCTGGTCAGCATCTGCCTGGACATCGTGTACGGTGTGCTGCGACATTTGCACGCAGCGGATAGGAGTAACCAGGTGATAGAGCTGAAGATGGTGGAACTGATGAGAGCGTCCGAGGCGCAGATTCAAGACCTGTTCAGGGAGGATGAGGAGGATTGCGCGCAGGATTCCACGCTGAAGATGCGAGCTATATTCACGCTGGGCCACGCGTCGCTCTTCTGCACCAGCAGGGTCTCCTGGTCGACCCTGCGCGGTCTGGAGAGATTGTTGGAGCACTGGGACTCACTGCCGGAGTCGGTCAGGGAGATGAAGGACTTGCAGGCAGCCGTGGTGATAGTACTCTGCCAGCAGGCGCTGAGGGATCGCGAGGTCGCGAAGGAGGTCACACCGATATTCGGCAACTTGATGCGCCAGGAGACGAGCTCGGACGAGCCGAGGAGTACCGCCGTCAAGATCAACGCGGCGAAGGCGCTGGCTGATATTTGCGTGCGGTTCACTGCCCTGGTAGAGCCATACTTGCCGGACATGTGCATCAGTATGAAGGACTCAAATCCGGCGGTGAGGGAGACGATAGTAGTGATATTCATCCAACTGCTGCTGGAGGATTTCATCAAGATGAAAGGACCGTTTTTCTTTCACATATTGACGATGCTTTCAGACGCGAACAGCGATATACGCGAATTGACCATCTTCCTGGTAGAGGAGCGACTTCTGGCGAAGAACAAAAATCTCATCTCCCAGCAGTTCTTGGAAAGTATATTTCACTACAACAATTATCAGTCTCAGGGTAGATTCTGCGGGCACCGGATGCACGAGCGCGAGAAGAAGCTCTTGACACTGCCGGGAAGAGCGAACGCGGCCAAGCGCAACGTCATTTACGAGTTCATGCTCGAGCACCTGGACGCATCCGCGAAGCTCGAGCTGATGGTGAAACTGACCAAGTACATACTCCGCGAGATATGCGACAGTGATTCCGTCGACGTTACGGTTGACGAAGGAGCGTGTGTTCTGCGGGACACGGTGTTCATACTCGGTAACAGTCGGCTACAggtgtcgtcgttgtcgtgcGAGAAACACCGAGATGACGTGCCAGAGCTCGACGAAACAATTTCCCCGAGCGCACCGAGCAACAACGAGCGAGCAGCGATGAACGCCCTCGTAGCGACGATGAAGAAGCATCATTTGGACAATTTGTTGCCTACGTTGATCCCGCTCAAGAAGAAATTGGCCGCTCTGAAATCGTCCCTGGAGGACGACGTAGAGAGTCTGCtattcaaaatttattcgGAATATGAAAAGGAGCATCTTCTTAGTTTGTTAAACGAATACCCTGAAttggaaaaagaaatggaTCATTACCAACG GAGATCGAAGGATAAGATTTTAGAGACTGATGACGGCACACGTTCGCCATCCACCGATAAAGATTCGTTACAAGAGTTGCGTAAGCGACCGACACCCCGAGTTCTACTCCACCGTCTCTCACCCTCGGCCTTATCGGGCAAAAACGTTGGATCCGTGCCGAATGACAGAGCGATAGATTCGAGTAATCACTTGCAAATTACGGGACCTTACGATACGTTCGTCAAGAGCCCCTCGGTACGTTTGGAAAGACTGTTGCTGACACCAACACCACCGCCAGAGCCTTCCGACATCAATACGCCCACGTCAACTAAGAGGAATCTAGACGAATCGTGTCTTAATGATTCTCGCCATCGGATAACGCGTACGAAAAGGCCAGCGAGCGAGGAAGTCTTCCCGGACGCGCGCAAAAGATTGCAAGAGCAGCGCGAACCAACGGCGATCCCAATCGACGATGGCACGAACGCTGTCGGGTAG